Proteins from a genomic interval of Rhodothermus marinus:
- a CDS encoding Na+/H+ antiporter NhaC family protein translates to MDGLVLLPPIVAIGLALWTRQVYLSLLVGLWLGTTLLEGGHPLLGLRRLGDELVAVFADAGNTRVVMFCLLVGGLIALVQASGGVQGFIAWAQRRGWGTSRRGAELLAWLVGLVIFVESSITSLVVGAVGRPFFDRLRLPREKLAFYCDATSAPVCMMIPLNGWGAYVLGLLAAQGISDGAVRLLAEGLLYNVFSWLTILFALLVAWTGWGFGPMRAAERRAATTGQLLRPDAQPLVAEEIAGLKPVEGAPCRASDFLIPLGVMVGMIFVGLWVTGEGNLMAGSGSTAVFWAVSTAVAVAMALYALPRPLRGGRPVLSLARSTTLVLRGMSGLVGVTVLVVLAFALGQVSRALEMGPYLVGLIDPNWPVWWLPALVFLVGCFVSFTLGSSWTTFAILIPVALPLAEGLGLPLPLMLGAVLSGGIFGDYASPLSDTTIISSMAAACDHIDHVNTQLPYALLLAGVSLVVYLGLGLAL, encoded by the coding sequence ATGGACGGGCTCGTCCTGCTTCCGCCGATTGTGGCCATCGGGCTGGCCCTGTGGACGCGCCAGGTCTATCTGTCGCTGCTGGTCGGACTCTGGCTGGGCACCACGCTGCTGGAAGGGGGACATCCGCTGCTGGGACTGCGACGGCTGGGCGACGAACTGGTGGCCGTCTTTGCCGACGCGGGCAACACGCGTGTGGTGATGTTCTGCCTGCTGGTGGGCGGCCTGATTGCGCTGGTGCAGGCGTCGGGCGGCGTGCAGGGATTCATCGCCTGGGCGCAGCGGCGCGGCTGGGGCACGTCGCGGCGGGGAGCCGAACTGCTGGCCTGGCTGGTGGGCCTGGTGATCTTTGTCGAATCCAGCATCACCTCACTGGTGGTTGGTGCCGTGGGGCGGCCGTTTTTCGATCGACTGCGGCTGCCCCGCGAAAAGCTCGCGTTCTACTGCGATGCGACGAGCGCGCCGGTCTGCATGATGATTCCGCTCAACGGCTGGGGCGCTTACGTGCTGGGATTGCTGGCCGCGCAGGGAATTTCGGACGGGGCCGTACGTCTGCTGGCCGAAGGGCTGCTCTATAACGTCTTCAGCTGGCTGACCATTCTGTTTGCGCTGCTGGTAGCCTGGACGGGCTGGGGCTTCGGTCCGATGCGGGCGGCCGAAAGGCGGGCGGCGACGACGGGCCAGCTTCTGCGTCCCGATGCGCAACCGCTGGTGGCCGAAGAAATTGCAGGCCTGAAGCCGGTCGAAGGCGCGCCCTGTCGGGCCTCCGACTTTCTGATCCCGCTCGGCGTCATGGTGGGGATGATCTTCGTGGGGCTCTGGGTGACGGGCGAGGGCAACCTGATGGCCGGCAGCGGCTCGACGGCCGTCTTCTGGGCCGTGTCGACGGCCGTGGCGGTGGCTATGGCACTGTATGCGCTGCCCCGGCCGCTCCGGGGCGGGCGTCCCGTGCTTTCGCTGGCCCGATCGACCACGCTGGTGCTTCGGGGCATGTCGGGACTGGTAGGCGTGACGGTCCTGGTCGTGCTGGCCTTTGCGCTGGGACAGGTGTCGCGGGCGCTGGAGATGGGACCCTACCTCGTCGGACTGATCGATCCGAACTGGCCGGTCTGGTGGCTGCCTGCGCTGGTATTTCTGGTGGGCTGCTTCGTCTCCTTCACGCTGGGTTCTTCCTGGACGACTTTTGCTATTCTGATTCCGGTGGCGCTGCCGCTGGCCGAGGGGCTGGGGCTGCCGCTTCCGCTTATGCTGGGAGCCGTGCTCTCGGGCGGTATTTTCGGCGACTACGCCTCGCCGCTTTCGGACACGACGATCATTTCGTCCATGGCGGCCGCCTGCGATCACATCGACCACGTGAACACCCAGCTGCCCTATGCGCTGCTGCTGGCCGGCGTGTCGCTGGTCGTGTATCTCGGGCTGGGACTGGCCCTGTGA
- a CDS encoding thioredoxin family protein — MALTYSQEIALGTEAPPFELPVVNPEADGLDKPTRSLEDFADARALVVVFTCNHCPYAQHIEDALIELARAYQPKGVRFVAINANDPAQYPEDAPEEMARRARAKGYPFPYLFDETQEVAKAYGALCTPDLYVFDADRRLVYHGRFDDTRPGQGRPATGADLKRALDELLDTGKVSGPQYPSMGCNIKWKPGNEPR; from the coding sequence ATGGCTCTGACGTATTCGCAGGAGATCGCGCTGGGTACCGAAGCGCCTCCGTTCGAACTGCCCGTGGTCAATCCCGAAGCCGATGGGCTCGACAAGCCCACGCGCAGTCTGGAGGATTTTGCCGATGCCCGGGCGCTTGTGGTGGTCTTCACCTGCAATCACTGTCCTTATGCCCAGCACATTGAAGATGCCCTGATCGAATTGGCCCGGGCCTATCAGCCGAAGGGCGTGCGCTTTGTGGCGATCAATGCGAACGATCCGGCGCAGTACCCGGAAGACGCGCCCGAAGAGATGGCGCGGCGTGCCCGGGCCAAGGGCTATCCGTTTCCGTACCTGTTCGACGAGACGCAGGAGGTTGCGAAAGCGTACGGGGCGCTCTGCACGCCGGACCTGTACGTGTTCGACGCCGATCGGCGGCTGGTCTATCATGGTCGATTCGACGACACGCGGCCCGGCCAGGGGCGTCCGGCCACCGGGGCCGATCTGAAGCGGGCGTTGGACGAGCTGCTGGATACCGGGAAGGTGAGCGGCCCGCAGTACCCCTCGATGGGCTGCAACATCAAGTGGAAGCCGGGCAACGAGCCCCGCTGA
- the htpX gene encoding zinc metalloprotease HtpX encodes MANTLRTAALMALLIVLFVLIGEAIGGEQGMIIAFFFAVAMNFFSYWFSDKIVLMMYGAREVTREEAPELYDIVDRLRQRAGLPMPRVYVIPSEQPNAFATGRSPKHSAVAVTQGIVRLLNREELEGVIAHELAHIKHRDILISSIAATLAAAITMLARFAFFFGPAHDRDRGNALAGLLMLILAPLAAMLIQMAISRAREFAADRGGALICGKPRALARALEKLEAGVAHIPMDANPATAHMFIVHPFSGGGIARLFSTHPPTEERIRRLLELEQELAGARA; translated from the coding sequence ATGGCGAATACGCTGCGTACGGCGGCGCTGATGGCCCTGCTGATCGTGCTCTTTGTGCTGATCGGTGAAGCGATCGGCGGCGAGCAGGGCATGATCATCGCCTTCTTTTTTGCCGTGGCGATGAACTTTTTCAGCTACTGGTTCAGCGACAAGATTGTCCTGATGATGTACGGCGCCCGGGAGGTTACGCGTGAGGAGGCGCCGGAACTCTACGACATCGTGGACCGGCTGCGGCAGCGGGCCGGACTGCCCATGCCGCGGGTGTACGTGATTCCCTCGGAGCAGCCCAATGCATTTGCCACGGGCCGTAGCCCGAAGCACAGCGCGGTGGCCGTCACGCAGGGGATCGTACGGCTGCTCAATCGGGAAGAGCTGGAGGGCGTCATTGCGCACGAGCTGGCGCACATCAAGCACCGGGACATCCTGATCTCGTCGATTGCGGCCACGCTGGCGGCGGCCATCACGATGCTGGCACGCTTTGCCTTTTTCTTCGGTCCGGCACATGACCGGGACCGCGGCAATGCGCTGGCCGGGTTGCTCATGCTGATTCTGGCGCCGCTGGCGGCCATGCTGATCCAGATGGCCATTTCGCGGGCACGCGAGTTTGCAGCCGACCGGGGCGGAGCGCTCATCTGTGGCAAGCCGCGGGCACTGGCTCGTGCGCTGGAGAAGCTCGAAGCCGGCGTAGCCCATATCCCGATGGATGCCAACCCGGCCACGGCGCACATGTTCATCGTGCATCCGTTCAGCGGCGGCGGGATCGCCCGGTTGTTTTCGACGCACCCGCCCACCGAGGAGCGTATCCGCCGCCTGCTCGAACTGGAGCAGGAGTTGGCGGGCGCCCGCGCCTGA
- a CDS encoding tetratricopeptide repeat protein produces the protein MDRLEQLLQFYREDPDDAFTRFALAQEYWKRGDTERALHFFEGLVRDHPDYVGTYYHLARLYRELGRTEDAVRTYRQGIEVARRVGDVKSLAELQDALMALELGEE, from the coding sequence ATGGACCGACTGGAACAGTTGCTGCAATTTTACCGGGAAGATCCGGACGATGCCTTCACGCGCTTTGCGCTGGCGCAGGAGTACTGGAAACGCGGCGACACGGAGCGGGCGCTCCATTTCTTCGAAGGGCTGGTGCGCGATCATCCCGACTATGTGGGCACTTACTACCACCTGGCCCGGCTTTACCGGGAGCTGGGGCGCACCGAAGACGCGGTGCGCACCTACCGGCAGGGCATTGAAGTGGCCCGTCGGGTGGGCGACGTGAAAAGCCTGGCCGAGCTGCAGGATGCCCTGATGGCGCTCGAGCTGGGCGAAGAGTAA